The window GTCCTCTCGGGGTGCAGGTTTACAactttggaaaacaaaataacgAACTAAGATGACAACCGCCGTAGCAATTCTATACATATGCAGTGGGGgcattatttaattattagtCTTCCGCCGAGTAATATAGTTCCCCCCGCAGTGGCTGAGCGGCGATTTCCGGTCGGCGCATTAATATTTCATCGTAGTCACAGGTGTGTGCTCATTGGGTAATTTAGACCGTCTTCAAACGCGTCGGCCAATCAGAAATTAGCACCCGTGCCACCAGTTTCCCCGATACAGTTTAGAGCACAAGTTAACGAGAATAGTTCTGGATCCGTAGCGAACTTGGGAGCTGATTCCGCCTCTGTCACAGCTCGTGTTTAGGTGTCGCTCACGTTACATAGCTTCGTCAGCCATATTATACAACATCAAAACGAATGGTTTTGCGTTTaggctccagaaaaaaaaaatgaaatgagatttgttttttttgttttttgttttttgagatttGGTTTCCGACTCGGTCCGGTTCGTCGACGCACCGCGGAGCTGCCGCAGGGTTTCACAGGGCGGCCAAGCGCCATCTGCCGGCTCACCATCGCCTCCGACACACGTACGCTTGCACACATAAGTTGCTCATGTTTGATTACAAGGGGATTAAAAGGAAACTGGGCGCTCGCTGGTCGTTTTTGTTCCATGAAGTGATTGAACTGTGTCGGCATTATCTTTTAGGTTATGCAACCTGTTGTTATCAAATCCCGTCGACTCTGGTTCCTTTTAGCATTTCCGGTCTCCATGGTGCTTGTTGGCTGGGAAATGATTTGTAGCAAGTGTGAGTCAAATCCCATAAGCAAaccctgtgtttttcaaaaccTGCAAACACTTTGAATTGCTCACTGATGAACTACTGTATATGATTTGAAAAGCTAAAATATCTGTGAATTCTGCTTTtaagattttctgatttttttttttttttggatatacATACAGTTCATTTACCCACTGTTGCATTTATTTACCCTGAAAGTTATTTCAGTCTGACCCAACAGCTAAAGTTGGTGAATAAGTGGATAAATGTCCAAATGGAGCTGAAAAGTTGAAGAACACAATTTAGTTTTAAAGCATTAAAGTAGGtaagtttttaatgttaaagtaATGTGTCAGAaggcatttttttaatttgtaaaaacgagcacaaatttgttttaaaaaaattacaagggATTTAATTCGTATAATTTATAAGAGGTGgcctgtttgtctttttctggcTCCAGACATCAGAAGCTGAGAAAATACAACAAGTAGTGTTAGATTTACATGTGCACGAAATAGGAAACAAGTCCATCTCTTGCACTGTATTTAGTTGCCAAGTTTGTTTCGCCAGAACATTTTACAAATCGATCGACTTGGATTTTTGTGGAACTTAAGAGTTTTAATACTTTCCTCCagatttaaaaatcacaatCTCAGTATCTGCATAAAAGTGATAATTGCAGTATCAGGCATTTTGGGGGGAAATGGAACAAACATTCTAACTTTCCTAATTCTCCATGTCCTGACAATTTTGctaaaaatgcacaaaagaTTTAAGTGCATCTGATTTTCTTAGGACTGAATCGAAAAAGACTCCTCTAACTCTAAAAGTTATCCTACTGCCATGATTTGTATCTTCTTGCtgtgtttgattaatttcttaCCATGTGGAAATTTgaagtttgtttcatgtaaCGTCAAAGCCTATACACAAATGAAAGAATTTAAGTATTTGTGTGTTGATTTTGAGAATCTCAGGATCTCTCGCTGTGAGCTCTTGATGCCTTGAAACATAACCAACCCACCGATACGAAGAAATCATTTCATCCATCTGGGACAGATGGTTTTGTCCTTGCGAAGTTTCAAGGCCTAACagcatttttctaaaatggcttcaagtgactgaaatgctgggatttgaataaaataatatctGAATTAAAGGACAGAAGTGAGAATTGTTATGTGACAAGTGAAGACACTATAAAGGaatgttatattatatatattatataaactaattgttttgtatgtaatttttctatttgtaaaagtgttaaattataaattttttcagtgtcctttttaaattttaatgctCATTTATGCAATAACTGGaagttgtgtattttaaaataaaaaaatacctaAATCCAACATATGTGGCTAAAGCactattgtttcattttatttctttgtgaatttttatttccattctaAAAAGTCTCTGGCAcagaaatgaagacaaatggAGGACGTCGTTTTTGAGAGGAATCCCTTAAAAGTCTCTATAAAATTTCCTCAATGAACATTACGGTGGGACATCAGATAATTTCTTGAACAGGAAACATGTATGTTGAGTAACCCACATGGGGCCCACTGTCAGACCACCCTCGCTCTCTGCTCCTGCTGCACGTGTTGGTCGTTTTCAGAGCGACTGCCCCCTGCTGGAAGACCGGACACCTACACAGCCACAACAACACCAGCAGCTTCACATTGCTGCggctctcttctcttttcccatTCCTCTCTCTGAGAACAGGGCCTGTCGTAGATTGAAAtggaataatattttaaaaattaaaaataaaatggattgaAAACTCCAGTTGTCgagtgtctttttattttctcaactcAAGTAGCAGTAAACAAATTGGTTTGAGGATTATCTCGAGATAAATATGGATCACGTCAGTAATGTATCAGAAAAATGCGTTGTAACAACAGTATCatcatttgttttacagtgaaaTCTGCCCTGTTAGGTCATTAATATACAGTTCAGTTCTTCATATTGTATGTTGAAGCActtaaagacacaaaacactACTACTGCAAACTCTTTCAGTGTTACTGTTcttaaagaataaaacaacagGGCTAAATCACTGTTTAAAAAGTTGTTTATTGTAGCTGTggcattgtgttttgtttccttcaaAAGGTAAACAATCAGCACATGTCAAGAGGTAGAAATCATTATCAGTCTGAAAGAAATGTGGGGACTGACATTtaaacactctcacactcagtcacacacacacatgctcacacacacaccacaccacgcaaagtgttttttttgcatgtttccGCACTCACATCCACAGCAATACTGTCCGCTAGCAGTATCATCATTTGCACAATACTGTGTTGTCAGAATTGTAAAAGCTGAAGCTCAATCAACATCCAACAGCGTTTCCATCGTGTGCACAAacgaaaaataaataaaatgcatcaaTGGTGGAGCATCCAGAGGATGTAGAAATGATCTTCAAATAAAACTTTTGCCACTTTGACCTCATGACTGTAACGGCTGATTGGTTGATCACTGTAACCATGAAGGTGCCCCCCTCCCTTTACACACCCATCACTGATAATGTAGTAATGCTTAGCTCCAGCAGGACTACAAACATGGCCTGCAGGACAGGGTATGTTGTAAAAGATATAGTAATGGTGGCTGGGTAAAGGCGAGTTATCCTGTACCAAGTGTTGGTGTACAGTTATAAAGAACATGTGAACAGTTGGTATGAGCAGTATTCCAAAGATGATTTGAGTAAcagaagaaaactaaacaaaagaaaaaaaagcatactgGTTATTTGACCCAAGAGATGTTGAGACAGCGAGCGATAAAGGCGTAGGTGTCAGCCACCTCCTGGATGACCTTGCTGGTGGGCTTGCCGGCGCCGTGGCCCGACTTTGTGTCCACAAGGATGAACAGGGGGTTTGTCTGCTTGGAGCTGCGGCCCACGATGTACTGCAGGGTGGCGATGTATTTGAGAGAGTGGAGGGGCACCACCCGGTCATCGTGGTCCCCAGTCAGCAGGAGCACTGCGGGGTACTGGACCCCGTTGCCTTCTGGGACGCGGATGTTATGGAGCGGGGAGTATCTGGGGCACAGGGGAGGGAAGTGAGAGGCTAAACATTAGCACAAgtgtagaaaagagaaaaaaacctgtaaattGGTTAAAGTTGCTAATTTACAAtaattttaattactgtataatCTGTGGATTTATATTCTCATTTAAAATCGgtaaatcattttgtctataaaatgtcagaataattCAAAATGCCTGTTATGATTTCCGAGAACCCAAAGTGTTGtctcaaatttcttgttttatccaaccagcAATTCAAACCCAAAAATACTCACTTCACTATCATATGCGACAAAGAAATGCAGTCAAATCTCACATTTGAAAGGCAATAAACAAAGAATGTTTAgcactttggataaaaaaatggaaaaaaaaaaaaaagattattattatttcattcaattaattgactaatcatttcagccctAATGTCGGCTATGAGAGTTTTCTCTAGCACAATCAGTCACTGCCTGGTGACTTGCCTCAGCAAAACGCTTCCTTGATGTGCCTCAATACCTGAGTTCGGTCTAGAGTTTTCCCGGGCATTTTTCTGGCTCAGTTCCAGTGTCACAGATTAGTCATGGCTCTAACTtaagacaaatcaaaataaatttaaatgcatAGCGGCTGGAATTATATATGTAATTAATATTGTCTTGGGTGGATTGAAGCCAGTCAGGCCAtgttggtgtcttttttttttttttttggcgatCACATTTCCACACATGGCCATGGTCATAAATAAAGTCCTGAttctatttacaaaaaaaaaaattcattcataaACGCAAAATTAGTATCAACACGGAGATGACTTGGTAAAACGTAAATCATCCCATTTCACCACACATCAGACATTTAAAGATATGTATTGCTTATGCCAGTGAGGTAGTCATATCAAGCCAACATACTGTTTTTATGCATCGCATACAGTACAGACTGCTCAGAGCACTTACTTGATGAGCCACTCAAACTGCTCTTTGTCTTCCGAACAGCCAAAGTCTGTGGTCCAGGCGTGGCCGATGGTGAACTTGTGGAATTTCAGCATGTCCATGACGCCTACCTGAGCAACAGCACAGCCAAACAGCTCAGGGCGCTGGTTCACACAGGCCGCTGGGAGAGGGGAAAACACACAGTCCGATACACCCGGGACTTATTACAGTGCAGCTACAAAAACTCAAACTGCTGGGAGGCTTCTTCTGAAAATGGATACTTGCTAATGTCGATCTTCAGCCAGCAGCATACGTACCTACAAGCAGACCACCGTTGGAGCCTCCATTTATAGTCAGTTTGGAAGGAGAAGTGTACCCTTCCTTGATGAGGTATTCAGCTGCACACTGGAAGTCCGTGAAGCAGTTCTGCTTGTTGGCCAACATGCCAgctagaagagaaaaaacacaaagcaggtAAATTGAAAGGTTTGTGCTGGTATTATTTGAAACAACGAACAGGATGGATGAGCATGAGTTGAACCtcttttaaatgacaaatcCACATTAACCCAGGGGCAAATAAAACGCGCTTCCCGtgtttgctctgtttgtttgcatggTAATACGTAACAGCGCGTCACTAGATTCCCCCTCACCTTTGTGCCAGGTCTCCCCgtactctcctcctcctctgatgtTGGCAACAGCAAGGACTCCATCCAAATGTCTGACAAAGATGAGGCGGGAGACGCTGTAGCTCGGTGTGATGGAGATGTTAAAGCCTCCATAGCCGTACAGAAAACCTGGATGGGAACCGTCCATTTTGATGCCCTTCTTGTGAACGATAAACATGGGGATTTGAGTGCCATCCTTGGAGGGATAGAAGATCTGGCAAAAACaaggagaaagacagactgTCAGGGCTGGAAACAGAGCCAGGAACTGTTCAAGGACTATAAAGCTATGCACAAATCTTCATCTGTCCTTGTGTCTGAGGCAGAAAAGAGCAGAGTAGGAAAGATAATATAGCCGTAAAATCCTGTCCTCAGTAGGAATAAAGCAATAAATCTGATACTGAGAAATCATATTTCTAGAGGGTCAACTggattcattttcaaaataaaacaataaaatgtcatattaaaaatctgtttgaaagcGCTGAGTTGAGGAATATGACTTTtgccaattttaaaaatgcctcCAGTTATGCCTCAGCAGACTGAGAAGGATCCATTCTGGTCGAGCACAAAAACCccggtttttccttttttctcttgacAACTTGATTGGAACCTGTCGTACATTGGGTCAGTACTTTAAACACTGGATCAAGGTTGGCTTTCGTGAACAACTTGATGTAAAATTTTTTGAGGGAAACTGAGGGTAACGTGTGTTCAAAGACAATGAAATGTTGAAGTGTCAAAAAGTAGCTGATGTTCTAGTTACCTGGGTGGTCTGGTAGTCGGAAGGGTTGAAGCCTTTGACGGTGACCTCTCTGAAGATGTGGGGCTGCAGCGGCTCCTGGGTCAGGTCACAGTGGTAAATGATGGCTGGatgtaagaaagaaaatcatcatttcatttgttctAGTATTTCCAAATCACCTTGACAATATGTGGGATTATTAGTTTTCTGGCTGTCAATCTAGTGCTCTAGTACctggggagagaaaggaggtgAAATAGTAGAAGATCTCAGAGTCCCGCTTCCGTCCTGTGAAGCCCACCACAGAGCCGACGTCCAGAGGGAAGGTCCTCAGCTCCTCCCCTGAGCTCAGACGGTACATTTTCAACACATTCTTCACGTCGTggaggaaacacacaaacaggtagCTGGAGTATGTGCAGGTGGCGAAAACTGTGGGTGAGACACGGCAAAGCAAAGACAGCAGGTAGAAAGTTAAAATGTGGACCTCAGATGACAGCAAGAAAAGTTTACACTTAATCACTGGTATTTCAGTAATACAGTTCACACAGCTAACCAATAACGTCCTTGTCATGTTGAGGGATGAGCTCCTTCCAGTTGCTCTGAGCAGGGGAAGAAAAGTCGATGTTGATGAGTCGATAACGTGGGGCGTCCAGGTTGGTCTTGAATGTGAACAACGTGTCCTCGTTGGTCACGTACTCATACTCAGCATCAAAGTTGTCGATTAGCTTCACCCATGGCAAAAGTCCTGGACATACGGACACGTATATTTCAATCCTATAAAGAAGGTGCTGAACATGCTCAATAACACACAAACCAAGACTCTATTTGTAGTTTAGTTGTCACAGTTTTAGTCCAaggataaaaatcaaaaatataaaaagtattttagagGCCTTGCAAATGAACATGCAAAACATACCTATAATACCCTGAGGAGTGGTCTGAAGGTCACAGTACCACAGTCTGTTGACTGGATCACAACCTTCCCTGATGGACAGCAGTACATATCGCCCATCATCTGATACCTGCAGTGCACAGTTAGTCACTAAAACGTATCTGAATATCAATAAACACatgttttcctatttttttttttttttttttttaaagtgaggTAACCTTTCGGGCGTACCTCAGCTCCACTCATCCACTTGGGGTGGTCAGGGAACTCGGCGCACAGCACGTCCTCAGACTGCGGCGTCCCTAGGACATGGAAGTACAGCTTCTGGTGCAGGTTGGTGGAGGTTTCGGTGCCTGACAGAGACAACACAGTTTAGTTTCATCACTGCTCCCCTTAGTggtgacacaaaaaaatgttgctggCTTGGAGAGTTAAGGGGGTGTGAAGTGGATTGGTGTGGATTGCAGCAACAACGCTGATGAGTCAAAGCTGTATAAGGGCAGAGGATGACAAAGCTACACATCTGTCAAACTAAAAGAAGAGGCCGattagaaaaacaataaatagattttttcaGTGGACCTAATTAATCTTTAGtctcaaatgtttgttttaagtaTTGAGCTTTACCTATTAGgtaatgtattttattctttatattcTGAGGGATAGTTGTGACAGAAACAGCAAGGTTTAGGATTTGAGAACATCTGTAACCGGCCAGCCAGCACTATCTTAACCTCACCATCACTCTTGCCCTCTTGGTCGGGGTAGGAGTTGTAGAAAAGTCCCTTCCCATCATGGGTCCAGGACATGCAGCTAAACTTGACTCGCTCCAGGCGGTCCTCTAGAGGCATGGCGCCTTCAACCTGCAGGAACCGGATCTCCACCCAGTCGGACCCGCTGGCACTGGTGCCATATGCCAGGTACTCCCCATCCTCAGAGAATGCATAGCCTTAAAGAAGAGGAACATGAACAGAAGCTCaacaaagaagagaaggaagtAAACATTTGTTATTCAGCTGTCAGTTTGGACACTATAAATAGCAGACTTTTTTTGGAGATAACAGATTTAaaattcagcagtttttttgttttttttgtttgtttttttaaaatcacatcaaaCAACATTTCTAGCAATTTATTCCAGGACCATTCACAAAAGCCTTTAAAACAGCATGCATAATGTTTGTTTCACCTTCATGCAATTTCTTGCAAAATATAACAATTACTATCTAgtgataaaaagaaacacaaaataatcaatatgCAAAACCTGTAATAATATACAGTCATTTTCAGACTTACCCCGAAGGGCAACTGTTCCGTCGTCAGAAAACGTGTTGGGATCCAAAAAGACCGTGGGCTCAGCATCCAGGCTCTCCTGCACGTACATCACACTCTGGTTCTGGAGGCCTGTGttgtaaaagtgaaagtacCTAAAAATAAGGGGAGAAATTATTCAGGTGAAAAGGAGCCTCAAAGATCTGTGCTCCTAGAAAAAGGCTAATTTGGGAAATAAATCCAGTTTGACACTAGAGCATCTGGGTTGATAAAAGCTAAGCAGGGTCCTCATCAATGCTTAGATGTCAGATGTCGCGACTTTGCAATGACATTTCATAACTTATCCTGAAGTGCTTCCATTACcttcaaatgttaataaagtGCTGAAACGTGATTGTGGTGTGCCTCGCCTCACCTGCTCCCCCTCTTGAAGGGACAGCTATACTTGGGGTAGTCATACAGCTCTGTCATGCGCTCCTTGAACAGATCTCGCACCTCACAGCGCTCCAGAAACGGCAAAGTCAGCTGGTTCTGGGCGCTGACAAAGGCCTAGTGAAAGAAGAAACAATACCAACATACAGAGGTTTGACACATTTACGTACTATAATCTCTGTTGTCAGTTCCGAGAAACAGGCGTACCAATTTATCTGAGTTCTTTTGCTGACTAAAACCGCAACAGATGCTTTTACATAATGTTACAGACGAGATGGGGTTTTGGGTTTTACTCATCAAAGTAACAGTACAGATTGCTCAGTAGACCAGCTTCTTGGAACAGGCCCCGGGTGTTATCAACAAAACATTagggcggtggtggtggtggtggcttGTGCAAGAGAGACCTGTGCACCAAAACGGTATAACTATATTGTAAGTGTGTAAACTGCCGTGAAATAAACATTGAAGTAAGTAATTTATGACCGCGATTTCAAAGCTGATTAAGATTTACCTGTGTCTTTTCACTGTCCGGGTCCTCCAGCCAGCTGTATGGATCTGGTACTTTGCAGCCTTGATAGTCATCCACCTGAAACAGGTGAGACAGCGATGACAGGTGTTAAAATGTGAACTAGCTGGGTGTGGCATCCGCACGCAAGACAGGCTTGTGCTACCAAGCCGGCACGTCCAGGTTGGTCTGCGATGGTAACCAAGTATCACAGAAAATGTTAGCTAATAAGCTTAATATGGGATTTGTAGTGAGATACAGCAAACTGGCGAAGCGCATCCATGCATTTGTCAACAAAGTCAGTCTGGGCTGCCGGACCTGGCTAAGCTaactagcatgctaacaaagcAGACCCTCAtttcaatgaatgaaaaagCGTGATGATTAAGCATCCCGGCTTATTAGCACGCTAGGCTAGTCGGCTAGCCACATTTACTTACAACTGCCTCGTCACGGTAAGCCTGTGGATACTGAAATGCCATTTTAGAGGTCAGTTTTCGGGAACTGCGTAACAAAACAAGCTGCTTCAGAGAGTGAAATAGTGGTTTTGAAATAACTCTCTGGATCCCGTAAAACATCAACTTAGGGTGCTGAAGGCTTTAGCGGAAACGCTGACCTGCTTACACGCAGTCAACAGGCACTTTGAAGAGGGGATAGCTGGCAGCTGTGGGAGCAGCCCAAATGTTGTAGCGCCCTCTGCCGAAAACAAACGAGAACAGCGCATCGAGGACAGGCTGATGAATGGCAGGCAATGCGCATTGGCTACGCCTACGAACTATATGGGGATACGTGCTCGTTTAATCTAACCAGGCCGAGCATCACACTCAAGATTGCAATGAACATAATTCAAAGTTTTAATGTGCATCATTTAAGTTGTCTGAGACGCGCAGTAAAGCAATTCGTGGATCAATAATCTCTGCTTTAACATTACCCTCGTTCAGCATTCTCTTGTTAATATACAGGAAAGCTGTCTCAGACTTTGGGCCTGATTTACAAGGCCTGCTGtaaaacagtttgttatttGCCACAGATTTAATTTGCCTATAAGTACACTGGCAAATGCCGATTCATCTTCCTTAAGCCGGTGTTGCTGCACTTTTACCCAGTGTTGTGTTGAAGGATGCCTTTACAGTATACCTTCAGCtgattcaggaaaaaaaacccccacctCTCTGAAAAAGCCGCCGCAGCAGATCTAAAAG is drawn from Xiphias gladius isolate SHS-SW01 ecotype Sanya breed wild chromosome 4, ASM1685928v1, whole genome shotgun sequence and contains these coding sequences:
- the LOC120789458 gene encoding prolyl endopeptidase isoform X2, whose product is MRCSRLFSAEGATTFGLLPQLPAIPSSKCLLTACKQVDDYQGCKVPDPYSWLEDPDSEKTQAFVSAQNQLTLPFLERCEVRDLFKERMTELYDYPKYSCPFKRGSRYFHFYNTGLQNQSVMYVQESLDAEPTVFLDPNTFSDDGTVALRGYAFSEDGEYLAYGTSASGSDWVEIRFLQVEGAMPLEDRLERVKFSCMSWTHDGKGLFYNSYPDQEGKSDGTETSTNLHQKLYFHVLGTPQSEDVLCAEFPDHPKWMSGAEVSDDGRYVLLSIREGCDPVNRLWYCDLQTTPQGIIGLLPWVKLIDNFDAEYEYVTNEDTLFTFKTNLDAPRYRLINIDFSSPAQSNWKELIPQHDKDVIVFATCTYSSYLFVCFLHDVKNVLKMYRLSSGEELRTFPLDVGSVVGFTGRKRDSEIFYYFTSFLSPAIIYHCDLTQEPLQPHIFREVTVKGFNPSDYQTTQIFYPSKDGTQIPMFIVHKKGIKMDGSHPGFLYGYGGFNISITPSYSVSRLIFVRHLDGVLAVANIRGGGEYGETWHKAGMLANKQNCFTDFQCAAEYLIKEGYTSPSKLTINGGSNGGLLVAACVNQRPELFGCAVAQVGVMDMLKFHKFTIGHAWTTDFGCSEDKEQFEWLIKYSPLHNIRVPEGNGVQYPAVLLLTGDHDDRVVPLHSLKYIATLQYIVGRSSKQTNPLFILVDTKSGHGAGKPTSKVIQEVADTYAFIARCLNISWVK
- the LOC120789458 gene encoding prolyl endopeptidase isoform X1, translated to MFYGIQRVISKPLFHSLKQLVLLRSSRKLTSKMAFQYPQAYRDEAVVDDYQGCKVPDPYSWLEDPDSEKTQAFVSAQNQLTLPFLERCEVRDLFKERMTELYDYPKYSCPFKRGSRYFHFYNTGLQNQSVMYVQESLDAEPTVFLDPNTFSDDGTVALRGYAFSEDGEYLAYGTSASGSDWVEIRFLQVEGAMPLEDRLERVKFSCMSWTHDGKGLFYNSYPDQEGKSDGTETSTNLHQKLYFHVLGTPQSEDVLCAEFPDHPKWMSGAEVSDDGRYVLLSIREGCDPVNRLWYCDLQTTPQGIIGLLPWVKLIDNFDAEYEYVTNEDTLFTFKTNLDAPRYRLINIDFSSPAQSNWKELIPQHDKDVIVFATCTYSSYLFVCFLHDVKNVLKMYRLSSGEELRTFPLDVGSVVGFTGRKRDSEIFYYFTSFLSPAIIYHCDLTQEPLQPHIFREVTVKGFNPSDYQTTQIFYPSKDGTQIPMFIVHKKGIKMDGSHPGFLYGYGGFNISITPSYSVSRLIFVRHLDGVLAVANIRGGGEYGETWHKAGMLANKQNCFTDFQCAAEYLIKEGYTSPSKLTINGGSNGGLLVAACVNQRPELFGCAVAQVGVMDMLKFHKFTIGHAWTTDFGCSEDKEQFEWLIKYSPLHNIRVPEGNGVQYPAVLLLTGDHDDRVVPLHSLKYIATLQYIVGRSSKQTNPLFILVDTKSGHGAGKPTSKVIQEVADTYAFIARCLNISWVK